The sequence below is a genomic window from Silene latifolia isolate original U9 population unplaced genomic scaffold, ASM4854445v1 scaffold_20.1, whole genome shotgun sequence.
TATACTGACTGCCATATTGATTTGAGGATCTAGACATTCGTAGACTACCCATGCATGCCTGCTTTCATTTCCTTTTTGTTCCCAATACCACGTAATCTTGTTTTTTCTAATTATTATAATTAGAACTATTACATGCTTATTCTTTTTCTTGTCAATTGCTTGAATTAAAATTAGTTATGTTACTTGTTAAGACAATAGAGTTGTAATTATATATTTATGTTATTTGAGTTTGTTGGAAAGTAAAATAAATGAACCTTACTAACCTGTGATAAGAGTGATCCTCTGAATTATTCTCTGTTTTAATTTCTGTAGGAAAGTGTGCTAGCCGAGTCAAGGATGATGATTCCTGATTGCCGCAAGCGCTTGGAGTCTTCCCTGGCTGACCTAAAGGCATTATTGGTATGTTGTTACTAGTGCAGATTGATAGTTAGAAAAGTTGCTCTTTAAACTGTAGAGCCACAAAAACAGGGTTGAGTGCAAATTGTGAATATTTTGGATTAGGGGGGCAAATACTTAAAAAATTGGATTGAAAACGTAAGAAATTGCAAATAGCGGCTTAGGAATGCCAGTTTTGAGTTCCTAGCCTCATTCGATTGACATCTTGGTGCTATGCCTAAAGCCTATGAGACTTGAGGAAACGAATTAGTAAACTTTGTTTGAAGGAGTGACCGACTAGTCTCTTAATCCAACTGTCTTTCCTCTTGTCATTTTCATGAAGTAGTGAAGTATTAGAAGTAGCATACGGTGTTCTTTTTGTTTTGGTAAAGGATAAACTGGAAGCACCGTCTTTGTTGTTGCCAAAGAAAAAATGCGTGACCACCTCTGTTGTACTTAGAGAGGTGGCTTCTTAAGCGGCGCTAGGGCAATGATACTGACTATATTAGTAGGTTTTCAAGATGACTGGTAGATGATAATGAGTAAACACCGTCAACATGTGAGTTGTGAGTTGTGAGTTTTGAGGCTTGATAGGACTTTGGTATATAGTACTCCATATGTGGTAGTGGAGAAGTAGCGTACCCATGAGATTTGATTTCTTGAAATACTTTGTAGGCGGAGCTTGAAGAATCAAACGAGAAAGAAGGCCCTGAAATTGATGAAGCTCGGAGCATGATTCTAGAGGTGGAGAAAGAATTCCAAACTGCAGATGCTTAGATGAGAGGCTGACCATCTGAAGAGACCAAACTTTAGTCTTCACAATCATCATGCAATTGCAAATGATGAAAAAGAGTGTATTTAGTTTCATTTTGTGTTTTATTAAAACTTACAGACTAACTTTCAGTATTGAAATCCTTCGTGGCGAGCTTGGTCCCTACTTGGTGAACAGCTTAGCAGCTTCAATGACGGCATAATGTATCCATTTTGGTTTTTGGGTGATTCAGAAGCAGTAAACTTAATTTGTACTACTTAGAAAGGCTGTGATTTTGTGCTTGAACGAGTGCAGTATGGAATTATGGATGAACGTGACTTTTGGGCTGAGTTCGAACCCCCTTTCCAACAGATCATGCTGTCTACAATTCTTCCGTCCATGCAaccgaaaattagggtttagagtTCAGAACAGCTCCTTCCCTCCCATCTAATGCATTGCATATTCTGCCGGAGGACAGAGGGCTGGTGGGATGTGGATAGTCTGGGACATGGAATGAAGTAGTATGTATGTATGATGTACCATAGTGGTCCATATAATTCAGTCGAGAACTTGAGATGGTAAAACATCTCGAACTTGGGTACAGTCCCAAACTCCCAGTCCTACCAATAAATCTTCTATCTCCACGACTTGGTTTTAAGTCCTGAGTGAGTCTCAAGACTCGTTCAAGAATACCAATAAATTATAAACACAATTTAAAAATCCattttatataactttacttATATATTTAATTATTCCAATATAATTATGAATATggttaaaatattaaaattaattaataatgtttgattttgtaaaaaaaaatactTTCTCGATTTGAAAAATGGTTAGAAAAGGTGTATTTCGACCCTAACTCGACTCAGAACCCAACCTGACCAATCCTATCCGATCTGTTCCGTTTGACAGGTAAACCTATAATAGGCGAGTCGAGATGATGTCTTGCCCACCAAGACAACCAAAGAGTAGAAAGTATAATACAAACGTAATTAACCAACAAAATTCTAACCAAAACCTTGAAAAACCTTGACCACCTCCTGTAGGCTGTAGCAATGAAGTATAAGGGTAATCATAGATTTCCATGGTTTATCCACCATTTATCCAATCTCAAATTCTTGCAA
It includes:
- the LOC141638235 gene encoding tubulin-folding cofactor A-like; translation: MATLRNLKIKTSTCRRLIKELHSYEEEVEREAAKTADMKEKGADPYDLKQQESVLAESRMMIPDCRKRLESSLADLKALLAELEESNEKEGPEIDEARSMILEVEKEFQTADA